The proteins below come from a single Synechococcus sp. WH 8101 genomic window:
- the atpH gene encoding ATP synthase F1 subunit delta — MPLLNSLATPYAEALLQVTDGRQESDDVAQQCKDLLGLWNSSQEFREAMTSPVLEPDGKKQALTSLLAEQLKPSLLNLLKVLADRHRLAAFDAVLLRYLELYRESRRIALAKVSTAQALSDEQLAALTGKVQAMVGTGTVELDLSVDPSLIGGFVVNLGSQVIDASLAGQVRRLGLSLAKAS, encoded by the coding sequence ATGCCATTGCTCAATTCCCTGGCCACCCCTTACGCCGAAGCATTGCTGCAGGTCACCGACGGACGTCAGGAATCTGACGACGTCGCCCAGCAGTGCAAAGACCTTCTGGGCCTCTGGAACAGCTCCCAGGAGTTTCGTGAGGCGATGACCTCGCCCGTGCTGGAACCAGACGGCAAGAAACAGGCTCTGACCAGTCTTCTCGCTGAGCAGTTGAAGCCATCTCTTCTCAATCTGCTCAAGGTTCTGGCCGACCGTCATCGCCTTGCCGCTTTCGATGCGGTGTTGCTCCGTTACCTCGAGCTGTATCGGGAATCCCGCCGTATCGCTCTGGCCAAGGTTTCCACGGCCCAGGCCCTCAGTGACGAGCAGCTCGCGGCCCTCACTGGGAAAGTGCAGGCCATGGTCGGCACCGGAACCGTGGAACTCGACCTCAGCGTCGATCCCAGTCTGATCGGTGGTTTCGTTGTGAACCTGGGTTCCCAGGTCATTGATGCCAGTCTGGCTGGCCAAGTTCGCCGTCTCGGTCTGTCGCTCGCCAAAGCGAGCTGA
- a CDS encoding F0F1 ATP synthase subunit B has translation MMTFSLLFASEGFGINRNLFETNLINLIIVIGVLGWFLKGFLGGILERRRQAILHDLDDAETRLKKATADLAKAQADLAAAQQKAETILADGKARAEAIRLDGEKRTISAMAALKQDALSELTAEGARLSEQLRREAAMAAIDKVMAELPGRLDANGQSRLIDASIANLEDA, from the coding sequence ATGATGACGTTCTCTTTGCTTTTCGCGTCTGAAGGTTTCGGGATCAACCGGAACCTGTTCGAGACCAACCTGATCAACCTGATCATTGTGATCGGGGTGCTGGGCTGGTTCCTGAAGGGATTCCTCGGCGGCATTCTTGAACGCCGTCGCCAGGCGATCCTTCACGATCTCGACGATGCCGAGACCCGTCTGAAGAAAGCAACGGCTGATCTCGCCAAGGCGCAGGCCGACCTCGCTGCGGCTCAGCAGAAAGCTGAAACGATTCTTGCCGACGGCAAGGCCCGTGCAGAGGCAATCCGTCTGGATGGCGAGAAGCGCACAATTTCAGCCATGGCTGCTCTCAAGCAGGACGCTCTTTCCGAGCTCACTGCCGAGGGTGCCCGATTGAGTGAGCAACTTCGCCGTGAAGCCGCCATGGCCGCGATCGACAAGGTCATGGCCGAATTGCCTGGTCGCCTTGATGCCAACGGTCAATCCCGTCTCATCGATGCCTCCATCGCCAATCTGGAGGACGCCTGA
- a CDS encoding F0F1 ATP synthase subunit B', whose amino-acid sequence MTWLLLAEAGVPEGGLFDLDATLPLMAVQVVLLTFLLNSLFFRPVGKVVEDREGYISTSRAEAKQKLAQVERLEADLTEQLRSARQAAQAAIVEAEQEVDRLYREALAEAEAEANRTREQARREIESQREQASAQLMAQVDQLSSQIIQRLLAA is encoded by the coding sequence ATGACCTGGCTTCTGCTCGCTGAAGCAGGGGTACCGGAGGGAGGTCTTTTTGACCTCGATGCCACCCTGCCGCTGATGGCGGTTCAGGTGGTGCTCCTCACCTTCCTGCTCAACTCCCTTTTCTTCCGTCCGGTCGGCAAGGTCGTGGAAGATCGTGAGGGTTACATTTCCACCAGCCGCGCCGAGGCCAAGCAGAAGCTGGCCCAGGTTGAGCGTCTGGAAGCCGACCTCACCGAGCAGCTTCGGAGCGCTCGACAGGCCGCTCAGGCCGCCATCGTGGAGGCCGAGCAGGAGGTGGACCGTCTGTATCGCGAAGCTCTCGCTGAAGCGGAGGCGGAAGCCAATCGCACGCGCGAGCAGGCCCGTCGCGAGATCGAGTCACAGCGTGAGCAGGCTTCAGCCCAGTTGATGGCCCAGGTCGATCAACTCAGCTCCCAGATCATTCAACGATTGCTGGCGGCCTGA
- the atpE gene encoding ATP synthase F0 subunit C: MSDLTSAASVLAAALAVGLAAIGPGIGQGTAAGQAVEGIARQPEAEGKIRGTLLLSLAFMEALTIYGLVVALVLLFANPFAG, encoded by the coding sequence ATGAGTGATCTGACCTCCGCCGCCTCCGTCCTGGCCGCCGCCCTCGCGGTGGGTCTCGCCGCCATCGGCCCTGGCATCGGCCAGGGCACCGCAGCCGGCCAGGCTGTGGAAGGGATCGCCCGCCAGCCCGAGGCTGAGGGCAAGATCCGCGGCACCCTGCTGCTGTCCCTGGCCTTCATGGAAGCTCTCACCATCTACGGCCTGGTTGTGGCTCTGGTGCTTCTGTTCGCCAACCCCTTCGCCGGCTGA
- the atpB gene encoding F0F1 ATP synthase subunit A — MALLPLPLPFAELEVGQHLYWQIGNLNLHGQVFLSSWVVIGVLLALVVVGTRKMERDPRGVQNLLEFLWDYLRDLAREQIGEKAYRDWLPFVGTLFLFIFVCNWGGALIPWKLVELPNGELGAPTADINTTVAMALLVSLSYFYAGLSRKGLRYFEYYVDPTPIMLPFKIIEDFTKPLSLSFRLFGNILADELVVAVLAFLVPVLVPLPAMFLGLFTSAIQALIFATLAANYIGEAVHEEAH, encoded by the coding sequence ATGGCTCTGTTGCCCCTCCCCCTTCCCTTCGCCGAACTGGAGGTGGGCCAGCATCTGTACTGGCAGATCGGCAATCTCAACCTCCACGGCCAGGTGTTTCTCAGCTCCTGGGTTGTGATCGGTGTGCTGCTGGCCCTCGTGGTCGTCGGCACCCGCAAAATGGAGCGTGATCCCCGGGGTGTGCAGAACCTCCTCGAGTTCCTTTGGGATTATCTGCGCGATCTTGCCCGGGAGCAGATTGGCGAAAAGGCCTACCGCGACTGGCTGCCTTTTGTCGGCACCCTGTTTTTGTTCATTTTTGTCTGCAACTGGGGCGGCGCTCTGATTCCCTGGAAGCTTGTTGAGCTTCCCAACGGCGAGCTTGGCGCCCCAACGGCTGATATCAACACCACCGTGGCCATGGCCCTGTTGGTGTCTCTCTCTTACTTCTATGCCGGTCTGAGTCGTAAAGGTCTGCGCTACTTCGAGTACTACGTGGATCCGACTCCGATCATGCTTCCGTTCAAAATCATCGAAGATTTCACGAAGCCTCTATCGCTGTCCTTCCGTCTGTTCGGAAACATTCTGGCGGATGAACTGGTTGTGGCTGTGCTGGCTTTCCTGGTTCCTGTCCTGGTTCCCTTGCCCGCCATGTTCCTCGGCCTGTTCACCAGTGCGATCCAGGCTCTGATTTTTGCCACTCTCGCCGCCAATTACATCGGCGAAGCCGTTCACGAAGAGGCCCACTAG
- a CDS encoding bifunctional 2-polyprenyl-6-hydroxyphenol methylase/3-demethylubiquinol 3-O-methyltransferase UbiG, translating into MSDSRRDAATPVVSAFYDRFPYPGDPLQDGPPPGYNWRWCWASVQSAVRGQLPSPSGGAPHPVRLLDAGCGTGVSTDYLCHLNPGADVLAVDISAGALEVARERLRRSGGGERVVALRQEQRSLLDLAGEGPFDYINSVGVLHHLRDPLAGLRSLADLMAEDGILHLFLYADAGRWEIHRCQRALALLGVGTGESGLRLGRELFQVLPEEHRLRRHHEQRWALDTAADANFADMYLHPQETSYNLERLMALIEAAGLHFAGFSNPAVWDPSRLLTGELLERAVALSPREQWALVEELDPDISHFEFFLTRRPVVPNQWLDDRLLLNASAELQPCLWGWPSGSLLGPDLEPLSLSDAEVAVLRAVEAQPGVPLQSLAGLEINASIVRDLWRRRLLLLRAPQGG; encoded by the coding sequence ATGTCCGACTCCCGCCGCGACGCTGCCACGCCAGTGGTGAGCGCCTTTTATGACCGCTTCCCCTACCCGGGTGATCCGCTCCAGGATGGCCCCCCGCCTGGTTACAACTGGCGTTGGTGTTGGGCCAGCGTCCAGTCCGCTGTGCGGGGGCAGTTGCCGAGCCCGTCCGGCGGTGCCCCCCATCCCGTGCGCTTACTCGATGCCGGTTGCGGCACCGGGGTCAGCACGGATTACCTCTGCCATCTCAATCCGGGGGCGGATGTGCTGGCGGTGGACATCAGCGCCGGCGCCCTGGAGGTGGCGCGGGAGCGCCTGCGTCGTTCCGGAGGAGGCGAGCGCGTGGTGGCACTGCGCCAGGAACAACGCAGCCTCTTGGATCTCGCTGGCGAGGGGCCGTTTGACTACATCAATTCCGTGGGAGTGCTCCACCATCTCCGGGATCCCCTCGCCGGACTGCGCTCCCTGGCTGACCTGATGGCGGAGGACGGAATTCTGCATCTGTTTCTTTACGCCGATGCGGGGCGTTGGGAAATTCATCGCTGTCAGCGGGCCCTCGCTCTCCTGGGGGTGGGCACGGGGGAGAGCGGTCTGAGATTGGGCCGAGAACTCTTTCAGGTGCTTCCCGAAGAGCATCGGCTCCGGCGCCATCACGAGCAGCGATGGGCGCTTGACACGGCCGCGGATGCCAACTTCGCCGATATGTATCTGCATCCCCAGGAGACCAGTTACAACCTGGAGCGGCTGATGGCTCTGATCGAAGCGGCGGGGCTTCATTTCGCCGGTTTCTCCAATCCTGCGGTGTGGGACCCATCCCGCCTTCTCACCGGTGAGCTCCTGGAGAGAGCCGTTGCGCTCTCTCCTCGCGAGCAGTGGGCTCTTGTCGAGGAGCTCGATCCCGACATCAGTCATTTTGAGTTTTTTCTGACGCGGCGCCCGGTGGTGCCAAATCAATGGCTGGACGATCGGCTGTTGCTGAATGCTTCTGCTGAGCTTCAGCCCTGCCTCTGGGGCTGGCCTTCCGGGAGCCTGCTCGGTCCGGACCTCGAGCCCCTGTCGCTCAGCGACGCTGAGGTCGCCGTGCTGCGTGCTGTGGAAGCTCAGCCCGGGGTGCCCCTGCAATCCCTGGCCGGCCTGGAGATCAACGCCTCCATCGTTCGGGATCTCTGGCGGCGGAGACTGCTGCTCCTGCGTGCTCCCCAAGGGGGATGA
- a CDS encoding phycobilisome rod-core linker polypeptide — protein MTVTASSGSPRVSPQLFDTLPLSSVRQAEQQDRFPDGAELDNLVTFFRSGQDRLAAAQVLAANAEAIVARAANRIFAGGTPLSFLDAPLSTGETSAADGTPLASDQVAFAQSVRTFTGADGSAGRGNFLSRLLQGSGEDADVRVVLPTGFAPISVAKYGPDRMRKSIRDLGWFLRYVGYALVAGDPSILAVNTRGLRDVLEKGCSLAATNVALQEMRAAAASLLKQQPEARRLTVQCFNVLLEELAIPTPSARQRLGSPENQGLQLPAIYALAAKGKALRYTMKPAMTGAQKAEVVRAAYRQVFERDITKAYSQKPCPVEATQVRQGDISMREFIRALGRSKEYRQQFYARFSNSRAVELAFRHFLGRGISSREEFTRYFDIVSTQGLNGLVDALINTMEYARVFGEETVPFLRDLGEEAQESAGWGSNRKLFRFSAPFEGAPQYVTLYASYRQPCGDQHAYGGGNDPLGIQYGAIFPSATASVATRPAPAGYDNRRILVGNGMREPGQMASPQFRGSTPRRVGPRVMRLQQIATGGNSIPRRAGQPSIRGTESSTQAVINAVYVQVLGSAGYEGERNKVEEIKLENGDISLREFVRQVARSQAFRRRYWSGLYLTKAIEVMHRRLLGRPTFGRWEIDALFDTAAQHGFYGVVDALINSSEYNDCFGEDTVPYERFITPTDLRTRRVPALKRPVDLIAAGVATTYQRPNVLKPKGFRSSADLTRRNLADRPTVRGSWTAQLTGGQVQETRPAQQQGPESLRSQPIPRRRWSAPRWQPGGGQAPSWSSASATAAPIAPKPSALAGAVPSWSSTSSSVGFGLPETAETAMRKALAGAIPTGLRRREGLDRPLRLAEAATGNEIDAAIQAIYRQLLNRMPVESERLSDAESLFRQRRLSVAEFVGRVAASELFQQRLWRMAPLRAATAAHLALLGRAPLPREVSVFLATRVKQGQQAAIDRLLSSEAYANAFGADQIPSYQGMNSQDGITMASFNRGAALYGGNAGLNPPLKGAI, from the coding sequence ATGACCGTGACCGCCAGCAGCGGCAGCCCCAGGGTTTCCCCTCAGCTGTTCGACACCCTGCCGCTCTCCAGCGTTCGTCAGGCTGAACAACAGGACCGCTTTCCCGATGGAGCGGAGCTCGACAACCTGGTCACCTTCTTCCGCAGCGGTCAGGATCGTCTTGCTGCTGCCCAGGTGCTGGCCGCCAACGCCGAAGCGATCGTGGCTCGAGCCGCCAACCGGATTTTTGCTGGCGGTACGCCGCTGTCGTTCCTCGACGCACCCCTGAGCACGGGTGAGACCAGCGCAGCCGACGGCACACCGCTGGCATCGGATCAGGTGGCATTCGCTCAGTCAGTGCGCACCTTCACCGGTGCTGACGGCTCGGCCGGACGCGGCAACTTCCTCAGCCGCCTGCTCCAGGGCAGTGGAGAAGACGCTGACGTCCGCGTGGTGCTGCCGACCGGATTTGCTCCGATCAGCGTTGCGAAATACGGCCCTGATCGAATGCGGAAATCCATCCGCGATCTCGGCTGGTTCCTGCGCTACGTGGGTTATGCCCTCGTGGCGGGTGACCCCAGCATCCTTGCCGTGAACACCCGCGGCCTGCGCGACGTACTGGAAAAGGGCTGCTCCCTCGCCGCCACCAACGTGGCACTTCAGGAAATGCGTGCTGCCGCAGCCAGCCTGCTCAAGCAGCAGCCGGAAGCGCGACGCCTCACCGTGCAGTGCTTCAACGTGCTGCTCGAAGAACTGGCGATTCCAACACCTTCGGCCCGACAGCGCCTGGGCAGCCCCGAAAACCAGGGCCTGCAACTGCCGGCGATCTATGCCCTAGCCGCCAAAGGCAAGGCTCTGCGCTACACCATGAAGCCGGCCATGACCGGCGCCCAGAAAGCCGAGGTGGTTCGCGCCGCCTATCGCCAGGTGTTCGAACGCGACATCACCAAGGCCTATTCACAGAAGCCCTGCCCTGTGGAGGCCACCCAGGTGCGTCAGGGTGACATCTCCATGCGCGAATTCATCCGTGCCCTGGGCCGCAGCAAGGAGTACCGCCAACAGTTCTACGCACGCTTCTCTAACAGCCGGGCCGTGGAACTCGCCTTCCGCCACTTCCTCGGACGCGGGATCAGCTCCCGCGAGGAATTCACTCGTTATTTCGACATCGTCAGCACCCAGGGGCTGAACGGTCTGGTGGATGCGCTGATCAACACAATGGAGTATGCGCGCGTCTTCGGCGAGGAAACCGTTCCCTTCCTGAGGGATCTGGGCGAGGAAGCCCAGGAGAGTGCCGGCTGGGGCTCGAACCGCAAGCTCTTCCGCTTCAGCGCCCCCTTCGAAGGTGCACCCCAATACGTCACTCTCTATGCCTCCTACCGCCAGCCCTGCGGCGACCAGCATGCCTACGGCGGCGGCAATGACCCGCTAGGCATTCAGTACGGCGCCATCTTCCCCTCCGCCACCGCATCGGTTGCCACCCGCCCGGCCCCAGCCGGCTACGACAACCGCAGGATCCTCGTGGGTAATGGCATGCGGGAGCCCGGTCAGATGGCCAGCCCCCAGTTCCGTGGCAGCACGCCTCGCCGTGTTGGCCCCAGGGTCATGCGTCTCCAGCAGATCGCCACCGGCGGGAATTCCATCCCTCGACGGGCCGGCCAGCCAAGCATTCGCGGCACCGAATCCAGCACCCAGGCGGTGATCAACGCCGTTTACGTCCAGGTGCTGGGCAGCGCCGGCTACGAAGGCGAGCGCAACAAGGTGGAAGAGATCAAGCTGGAAAACGGCGACATCAGTCTGCGTGAATTCGTGCGCCAGGTCGCCCGCTCCCAAGCCTTCCGCCGTCGCTATTGGAGTGGCCTTTACCTCACCAAAGCGATTGAGGTGATGCATCGCCGCCTGCTCGGCCGTCCCACCTTCGGGCGCTGGGAGATCGATGCTCTGTTTGATACGGCAGCGCAACATGGTTTCTACGGCGTGGTGGATGCGCTGATCAACAGCAGCGAATACAACGACTGCTTTGGTGAAGACACCGTGCCCTATGAGCGGTTCATCACCCCCACCGACCTGCGCACGCGTCGGGTCCCGGCCCTCAAGCGTCCCGTTGACCTGATTGCAGCGGGCGTCGCTACCACCTATCAACGCCCCAACGTGTTGAAGCCGAAGGGCTTCCGTTCCAGCGCCGATCTCACGCGCCGCAATCTGGCCGACCGCCCAACCGTTCGCGGCAGCTGGACTGCCCAGCTCACCGGTGGCCAGGTGCAGGAGACGCGCCCGGCGCAACAGCAGGGCCCCGAAAGCCTGCGCAGCCAGCCCATACCCCGCCGGCGCTGGAGCGCACCGCGCTGGCAGCCCGGCGGTGGCCAAGCGCCCAGCTGGAGCAGCGCTTCTGCAACGGCGGCACCGATCGCGCCCAAACCCAGCGCCCTGGCAGGTGCAGTCCCCAGCTGGAGCAGCACCAGCAGCAGCGTCGGCTTCGGCCTCCCCGAAACGGCCGAAACCGCCATGCGCAAGGCTCTCGCCGGTGCCATCCCCACCGGGCTCCGCCGGCGTGAGGGGCTCGATCGCCCCCTGCGCCTGGCGGAGGCTGCGACCGGGAACGAAATCGACGCCGCGATTCAGGCGATCTATCGCCAGCTGCTCAACCGCATGCCAGTGGAGTCGGAACGTCTCAGCGATGCGGAATCCCTGTTCCGTCAACGCCGCCTCAGCGTGGCCGAATTTGTTGGCCGCGTGGCCGCCAGTGAGCTTTTCCAGCAGCGTCTCTGGCGCATGGCCCCACTGCGGGCCGCGACGGCAGCTCATCTGGCGCTACTAGGTCGGGCGCCGCTGCCCCGCGAAGTGAGCGTGTTCCTGGCCACGCGCGTCAAGCAGGGCCAGCAGGCCGCTATCGATCGCTTGCTGAGCTCCGAGGCTTACGCCAATGCCTTCGGTGCCGATCAGATTCCGAGCTACCAGGGCATGAACAGCCAGGACGGCATCACGATGGCCAGCTTCAACCGTGGCGCAGCGCTGTATGGCGGCAACGCCGGCCTCAATCCTCCGCTCAAAGGCGCCATCTGA
- a CDS encoding allophycocyanin subunit alpha: MSIVSNSIINADAEARYLSPGELDQIKAFVAGGQRRLRIAQVLSESRERIVKQAAGQLFQKRPDVISPGGNAYGEEMTASCLRDMDYYLRLVTYGVVAGDVTPIEEIGVIGAREMYRALGTPLEAMAEAIREMKAVAMGILTGSDAEEAGTYFDYVVGALA; encoded by the coding sequence ATGAGCATCGTCTCCAACTCGATCATCAACGCGGACGCCGAAGCCCGCTACCTCAGCCCTGGCGAACTCGACCAGATCAAGGCGTTCGTCGCCGGCGGTCAGCGTCGCCTCCGCATCGCCCAGGTTCTCAGCGAAAGCAGGGAGCGCATCGTCAAGCAGGCCGCTGGCCAGCTCTTCCAGAAGCGCCCTGACGTCATCTCCCCCGGCGGCAACGCCTATGGCGAAGAAATGACCGCCTCCTGCCTGCGCGACATGGACTACTACCTGCGTCTCGTCACCTACGGCGTGGTCGCTGGAGACGTCACCCCGATCGAAGAGATCGGCGTGATTGGCGCTCGCGAGATGTATCGAGCCCTGGGCACTCCCCTCGAAGCCATGGCTGAAGCGATCCGCGAAATGAAGGCGGTGGCCATGGGCATTCTCACCGGCAGTGATGCCGAAGAAGCTGGCACCTACTTCGACTACGTGGTGGGCGCTCTCGCCTGA
- the apcB gene encoding allophycocyanin subunit beta yields the protein MQDAITNVINKSDVQGLYLDSASMSNLESYFASGELRVKAAATISANASTIIKDAVAKALLYSDITRPGGNMYTTRRYAACIRDLDYYLRYSTYAMLAGDTSILDERVLNGLKETYNSLGVPIGATVQAIQAMKEVTASLVGPDAGREMGVYFDYICSGLGN from the coding sequence ATGCAAGACGCCATCACCAACGTCATCAACAAGTCTGACGTTCAGGGTCTCTATCTCGACTCTGCGTCGATGAGCAACCTTGAGAGCTATTTCGCCAGTGGCGAACTGCGCGTCAAGGCCGCTGCCACCATCAGTGCCAACGCCTCCACCATCATTAAAGATGCGGTCGCCAAGGCTCTTCTCTACTCGGACATCACCCGTCCTGGTGGCAACATGTACACCACGCGCCGCTACGCCGCCTGCATCCGCGATCTGGATTACTACCTCCGGTATTCCACCTACGCCATGCTCGCCGGCGACACCTCCATCCTGGATGAGCGTGTGCTGAACGGCCTCAAAGAGACTTACAACTCTCTGGGTGTGCCCATTGGCGCCACTGTGCAAGCCATCCAAGCCATGAAAGAAGTCACCGCTTCGCTGGTCGGCCCCGATGCCGGGCGTGAAATGGGCGTGTACTTCGATTACATCTGCTCCGGCCTCGGCAACTAA
- a CDS encoding phycobilisome linker polypeptide: protein MRLFKVTACIPSPEKTRSQRELQNTFFTKWVPYDSWFAEQQRIMKQGGRILKVELCSGRPQVNVGN from the coding sequence ATGCGGTTGTTCAAAGTCACCGCCTGCATTCCAAGCCCTGAAAAGACTCGGAGTCAGCGCGAACTTCAAAACACCTTCTTCACGAAGTGGGTGCCTTACGACAGCTGGTTCGCTGAACAGCAGCGCATCATGAAGCAAGGTGGACGCATCCTGAAGGTCGAACTCTGCAGTGGGCGTCCTCAGGTGAACGTCGGCAATTGA
- a CDS encoding FtsW/RodA/SpoVE family cell cycle protein: protein MGGHDSMALRSSRVLTRRSQPAERATERSAGFWQRHLPLDWSLWPAEARLLISLTAIWSIAGLLILASASWWVASREMGEGAYYVKRQLIWMGASWMLLISAISTDLRRWMKIAGPALWLGILLVGATLVFGSTVNGASRWLVIGPIQIQPSELVKPFVVLQAASLFAHWKRSAADQKLLWLGSFGALILLILKQPNLSTAALTGLLLWLMAFSAGLRLRTLFGTALLGGVLGCASIMINDYQRLRVISFLDPWQDPQGDGYQLVQSLLAIGSGGLFGEGFGLSTQKLQYLPIQSTDFIFAVYAEEFGFIGSLMLILFLMLVGFLGLRVALRCRSNQARLTAIGCTSLLVGQSVMNLAVASGSMPTTGLPLPMISYGGNSLLSSLLIAGLLIRCSLESTGLVGSRRLKRSSDRSPQGGPAAR, encoded by the coding sequence ATGGGAGGTCATGACTCGATGGCGTTGCGCAGTTCCCGTGTCCTCACCCGTAGAAGCCAGCCAGCCGAACGGGCAACCGAGCGGTCTGCCGGTTTCTGGCAGCGTCATCTGCCCCTCGATTGGTCGCTCTGGCCTGCTGAAGCCAGGCTATTGATCAGCCTCACCGCCATCTGGAGCATCGCCGGCCTGCTGATCCTGGCCTCCGCCAGCTGGTGGGTCGCAAGCCGGGAAATGGGCGAAGGGGCCTACTACGTGAAACGCCAGCTGATCTGGATGGGTGCCAGCTGGATGCTGCTGATCAGCGCGATCAGCACCGATCTCCGGCGCTGGATGAAGATCGCCGGTCCTGCGCTCTGGCTGGGAATCCTGCTGGTGGGAGCGACCCTCGTGTTCGGAAGCACGGTGAACGGCGCCAGCCGCTGGCTGGTGATCGGCCCGATTCAGATCCAGCCCTCCGAATTGGTGAAACCGTTTGTGGTGCTCCAGGCCGCCAGTCTGTTTGCGCACTGGAAACGCAGCGCCGCTGATCAGAAACTGCTCTGGCTCGGCAGCTTCGGAGCCCTCATCCTGCTGATCCTCAAACAACCGAACCTGAGCACCGCAGCACTCACCGGACTCCTGCTGTGGCTGATGGCCTTCTCAGCCGGTCTCCGCCTGCGAACCTTGTTCGGCACAGCGCTTCTGGGAGGGGTGCTGGGCTGCGCCAGCATCATGATCAATGACTATCAGCGTCTCCGGGTGATCTCCTTCCTGGACCCGTGGCAGGACCCCCAGGGCGACGGCTATCAACTCGTGCAGAGCCTGCTGGCGATCGGCTCGGGTGGTCTGTTTGGCGAAGGCTTCGGCCTCTCGACCCAGAAACTGCAGTATCTGCCGATCCAAAGCACCGATTTCATCTTTGCCGTGTATGCCGAGGAATTCGGCTTCATTGGCTCCTTGATGCTGATCCTGTTTCTCATGCTGGTGGGCTTCCTCGGCCTGCGGGTGGCACTGCGCTGCCGCAGCAATCAGGCCAGGCTCACGGCGATCGGCTGCACCAGCCTGTTGGTAGGGCAGTCGGTGATGAACCTGGCCGTGGCCTCCGGCTCGATGCCCACGACCGGTCTGCCTTTGCCAATGATCAGTTACGGCGGCAATTCCCTGCTGTCGAGCCTCTTGATCGCTGGGCTGCTGATCCGCTGCTCCCTCGAGTCCACCGGTCTGGTGGGATCGCGTCGATTGAAACGATCGAGCGACAGGTCACCCCAGGGCGGTCCTGCTGCTCGATAA
- a CDS encoding cytochrome c biogenesis CcdA family protein produces the protein MLSQALTQPGPVTVGLVFAGGALTSLGPCSLSLLPVTLAYLAGFEGRQAPLQRSLLFCSGIVSALVILGSLSGLLGRIYGQVPDALPTVVAVLALVMGLNLLGLVRLPLPAGPDPQHWSEHVPAPLAPIAAGLAFGLAASPCTTPVLAVLLGWIATSGSPLIGVVLLTSFGFGQVMPLLLAGSAAASVPGLLALRPIGRWVPPISGMVLIATGALTLFSHWI, from the coding sequence CTGCTATCTCAGGCCCTCACCCAGCCGGGTCCGGTCACGGTAGGCCTGGTGTTCGCCGGCGGTGCCCTCACCAGCCTCGGCCCCTGCTCCCTCTCACTGCTGCCGGTGACCCTCGCTTACCTGGCGGGCTTTGAAGGGCGCCAAGCCCCCTTGCAGCGCAGCCTGCTCTTCTGCTCCGGCATCGTGTCGGCGCTGGTGATTCTGGGGAGCCTGAGCGGCCTGCTAGGGCGCATCTACGGACAAGTGCCCGATGCGCTCCCCACCGTGGTGGCCGTTCTCGCCCTGGTGATGGGCCTGAACCTGCTCGGCCTGGTCCGGCTCCCCCTTCCGGCAGGGCCCGATCCCCAGCACTGGTCCGAGCACGTGCCGGCCCCTCTGGCTCCGATCGCGGCAGGACTGGCCTTCGGCCTGGCCGCATCGCCCTGCACCACCCCCGTGCTCGCCGTGTTGCTGGGCTGGATCGCCACCAGCGGCAGCCCCCTGATCGGTGTGGTGTTGCTCACCAGCTTCGGCTTCGGCCAGGTGATGCCCTTGCTCCTGGCTGGCAGTGCCGCCGCCAGTGTTCCGGGGCTGCTCGCCCTGCGGCCGATCGGCCGCTGGGTTCCCCCCATCAGCGGCATGGTGCTCATCGCCACCGGTGCTCTCACCTTGTTCTCTCACTGGATCTGA